The Bosea sp. AS-1 genome contains a region encoding:
- a CDS encoding virB8 family protein, translated as MTEGTAGETRVDPRYYAEGATWERDIARRNRNSRALAWIVAAAMTVVAVTALGVLALLVPLKTYEPYMVVVDKTTGFVEVKRPMAEGPLTQDEAVTMFNVVRYIKARETYDPKALKDNFDLAQLLAAGDAARELTEIYSPANPSNPVKLYGTNTEVSVDIKSVTFPNNRTALVRFSTDEKSATNIVTRHWVSLVRFRYTSSPMRNEWRFDNPLGFQVLEYRRDQESAPTPRTVGAQQ; from the coding sequence ATGACGGAGGGCACGGCAGGGGAGACGCGCGTCGACCCGCGCTACTACGCGGAGGGCGCGACGTGGGAGCGCGACATCGCGCGGCGCAACCGCAACTCGCGCGCGCTCGCCTGGATCGTCGCTGCCGCGATGACGGTCGTCGCCGTTACGGCGCTCGGCGTGCTGGCGCTCCTCGTGCCGCTGAAGACCTACGAGCCCTACATGGTCGTCGTCGACAAGACGACGGGCTTCGTCGAGGTCAAGCGGCCGATGGCCGAGGGACCGCTGACGCAGGACGAGGCCGTCACGATGTTCAACGTCGTGCGCTACATCAAGGCGCGCGAGACCTACGACCCGAAGGCGTTGAAGGACAATTTCGACCTCGCGCAGCTGCTCGCCGCCGGCGACGCGGCGCGCGAGCTCACGGAGATCTACTCGCCGGCCAACCCGAGCAACCCGGTGAAGCTCTACGGCACCAACACGGAGGTCAGCGTCGACATCAAGTCGGTGACGTTCCCGAACAATCGCACCGCGCTGGTGCGCTTCTCGACCGACGAGAAGTCCGCGACGAACATCGTCACCCGGCACTGGGTGTCGCTCGTGCGCTTCCGCTATACCTCGTCGCCGATGCGCAACGAGTGGCGGTTCGACAACCCGCTCGGCTTCCAGGTGCTCGAGTATCGCCGCGACCAGGAGTCGGCGCCGACGCCCCGCACGGTCGGTGCGCAGCAATGA
- the virB9 gene encoding P-type conjugative transfer protein VirB9 codes for MKRFVVAITLLMALPSGAALAESTPRPGRLDSRIRNVVYSPDNVTAIDASYGTSTMIELQPDEKIETLALGDSIAWRVEPNRKGDIIFVKPVEKNAQSNLNVVTDKRIYTFLLRSNTRPAAGQIYAVRFRFPDDEANARLLAEAKERAANPNLKALNIANANSDYGYKGSSANKPVAVFDDGTKTWFRFEGETPAIYIVDADRNESLVNYRTEGPYVVVDKVSPQWTLRNGKESTCIFNRRLTNVHEPNGLEPYAPQRVGAAATSGG; via the coding sequence ATGAAGCGTTTTGTCGTCGCGATCACGCTCTTGATGGCGCTCCCTTCCGGCGCGGCCCTCGCCGAGTCCACGCCGCGTCCGGGCCGCCTCGACTCGCGCATCCGCAACGTCGTCTACAGCCCGGACAACGTCACGGCGATCGACGCGTCCTACGGGACGTCGACGATGATCGAGCTGCAGCCGGACGAGAAGATCGAGACGCTGGCACTCGGCGATTCCATCGCCTGGCGGGTGGAGCCGAACCGCAAGGGCGACATCATCTTCGTCAAGCCGGTGGAGAAGAACGCGCAGTCGAACCTGAACGTCGTGACCGACAAGCGCATCTACACCTTCCTGCTGCGCTCGAACACGCGCCCGGCCGCCGGCCAGATCTACGCGGTGCGCTTCCGCTTCCCCGACGACGAGGCCAATGCGAGACTGCTCGCGGAAGCCAAGGAGCGCGCGGCGAACCCGAACCTGAAGGCGCTCAACATCGCCAACGCCAACAGCGACTACGGCTACAAGGGGTCGTCGGCGAACAAGCCGGTCGCGGTGTTCGACGACGGGACGAAGACCTGGTTTCGCTTCGAAGGCGAGACGCCGGCGATCTACATCGTCGACGCCGACCGCAACGAGAGCCTCGTCAACTACCGGACCGAAGGGCCCTACGTCGTCGTCGACAAGGTGTCGCCGCAGTGGACGCTGCGCAACGGCAAGGAGTCGACCTGCATCTTCAACCGCCGCCTGACGAACGTGCACGAGCCGAACGGGCTCGAGCCCTACGCGCCCCAGCGCGTCGGCGCGGCAGCGACTTCGGGAGGCTGA
- the virB10 gene encoding type IV secretion system protein VirB10: protein MVAQGTFIRGVLETAVQSDLPGMVRAVVTENVWSFDGRRVLIPAGSRLIGEYKSGIAQGQTRVFIVWTRMLRSDGVSVQLGSNGADDLGRAGNAGFVDNHYLERFGSAVMLSLVGGAAQFLSAYGQNTNGYGNGTVITSTDPVTGVVTQTQTGVNQNQLSLQAREIAAQNISQTLTNIAQEALRNSINIPPTIYLDQGTRIIVFVRRDLDFSALYPDPVKEALRELKRERAGAKPDSLH, encoded by the coding sequence TTGGTCGCGCAGGGCACCTTCATCCGCGGCGTGCTGGAGACGGCCGTGCAGAGCGACCTGCCGGGAATGGTGCGCGCCGTGGTGACGGAGAACGTGTGGTCGTTCGACGGCCGCCGCGTGCTGATCCCCGCCGGCAGCCGCCTCATCGGCGAGTACAAGTCGGGAATCGCGCAAGGCCAGACGCGGGTCTTCATCGTCTGGACCCGCATGCTGCGCTCCGACGGCGTGTCGGTGCAGCTCGGCTCGAACGGCGCCGACGACCTCGGCCGGGCCGGTAACGCCGGCTTCGTCGACAACCACTACCTCGAGCGTTTCGGATCTGCGGTCATGCTGTCGCTGGTCGGCGGCGCGGCGCAGTTCCTCAGCGCCTACGGCCAGAACACCAACGGCTACGGCAACGGCACGGTGATCACGTCGACCGACCCGGTCACCGGCGTGGTGACGCAGACGCAGACGGGCGTGAACCAGAACCAGCTCTCGCTGCAGGCGCGCGAGATCGCCGCGCAGAACATCTCGCAGACCCTGACCAACATCGCGCAGGAGGCGCTCCGCAACTCGATCAACATCCCGCCGACGATCTACCTCGACCAGGGCACGCGCATCATCGTGTTCGTGCGCCGCGACCTCGACTTCTCGGCGCTCTACCCCGACCCGGTCAAGGAAGCCCTGAGGGAGCTCAAGCGTGAACGCGCCGGCGCGAAGCCTGACAGTCTTCATTGA
- the virB11 gene encoding P-type DNA transfer ATPase VirB11 gives MNAPARSLTVFIDRALEPVRPWLEDDQVVEICANGPGEVWVERFGQSAMERHDVPALTEHAIRHLAERVAGHSGQSVNEEHPLLSAALPTGERFQGVIPPATTAGGAFAIRKQVIKEMRLDDYRRLGSFAKVRTAEEGALSDVDRALCEHLDAGRIEEFIRLAVVNRYSILLSGGTSSGKTTFLNAILKEVPAEERIITIEDTREVNPVQRNYLPLVASKGDQGEARVTVETLLQASMRLRPDRIFLGEIRGAEAYSFLRAINTGHPGSITTVHADSSAGAFEQLALMVMQAALGLRRDEIIAYIKSVLPIVIQQTKVGGWRGTSEVYFSRMADWRREGAKREAAP, from the coding sequence GTGAACGCGCCGGCGCGAAGCCTGACAGTCTTCATTGACCGCGCGCTCGAGCCGGTGCGGCCCTGGCTCGAGGACGACCAGGTCGTCGAGATCTGCGCCAACGGCCCCGGCGAGGTCTGGGTCGAGCGCTTCGGCCAGTCCGCCATGGAGCGCCACGACGTGCCGGCCCTGACCGAGCACGCGATCCGCCACCTGGCCGAGCGCGTCGCCGGCCACTCCGGGCAGAGCGTCAACGAGGAGCACCCGCTGCTGTCGGCCGCGCTGCCGACCGGCGAGCGCTTCCAGGGCGTGATCCCGCCGGCGACGACCGCCGGCGGCGCCTTCGCGATCCGCAAGCAGGTCATCAAGGAGATGCGGCTCGACGACTACAGGCGGCTCGGCTCCTTCGCGAAGGTGAGGACCGCGGAGGAGGGCGCGCTGTCCGACGTCGACCGCGCGCTCTGCGAGCACCTGGACGCCGGCCGGATCGAGGAGTTCATCCGCCTCGCCGTGGTCAACCGCTACTCCATCCTGCTCTCGGGAGGGACGAGCTCGGGCAAGACCACGTTCCTGAACGCGATCCTGAAGGAGGTGCCGGCGGAGGAGCGCATCATCACGATCGAGGACACGCGCGAGGTCAACCCGGTCCAGAGGAACTACCTGCCGCTGGTCGCCTCGAAGGGCGACCAGGGCGAGGCGCGGGTCACGGTCGAGACGCTGCTGCAGGCCTCGATGCGGCTTCGGCCCGACCGCATCTTCCTCGGCGAGATCCGCGGCGCGGAGGCCTACTCGTTCCTGCGCGCTATCAACACCGGCCACCCCGGCAGCATCACGACCGTCCACGCCGACAGCTCGGCCGGCGCGTTCGAGCAGCTTGCCTTGATGGTGATGCAGGCCGCGCTCGGCCTGCGGCGCGACGAGATCATCGCCTACATCAAGTCCGTGCTGCCGATCGTCATCCAGCAGACGAAGGTCGGCGGCTGGCGCGGCACGTCGGAGGTCTACTTCTCGCGGATGGCCGACTGGCGGCGCGAGGGCGCGAAGCGGGAGGCCGCGCCGTGA